From the genome of Malus domestica chromosome 04, GDT2T_hap1, one region includes:
- the LOC103433607 gene encoding jasmonate-induced oxygenase 1-like, with product MSCLQSWPEPIVRVQSLAESGITAIPDLYIKPPSKRPSPPNTNNHRDADVNIPIIDLQNLLSDNRSLREATMRSISSACREWGFFQVVNHGVSHELMKRARDTWREFFSLPLEVKQEYSNKPSTYEGYGSRLGVEKGAILDWSDYYFLHYMPPQIRNHNKWPAVPTSCRKLIEEYSEETIKLCGILMKVLSLNLGLGEDQLLDAFGGEENIGACLRVNFYPKCPQPDLTLGLSEHSDPGGLTLLLPDENVAGLQVRKGENWVTVKPVPNAFIVNVGDQTQVLSNAIYKSVEHRVIVNSVEDRVSLALFYNPKSDLMIEPAKALVTNVRPALYSPMTFDEYRLYIRMKGPCGKAQVESLKSYE from the exons ATGAGTTGCTTGCAGTCTTGGCCTGAACCTATCGTGAGAGTCCAGTCCTTAGCAGAAAGCGGCATAACCGCTATCCCTGACCTCTACATCAAACCACCATCCAAACGACCATCACCACCAAACACCAACAACCACCGTGATGCTGATGTCAACATCCCGATCATTGACCTCCAAAACCTTTTGAGCGACAACCGGAGCCTCCGCGAGGCAACGATGCGTTCAATCTCGAGCGCCTGCAGGGAGTGGGGTTTTTTTCAGGTGGTAAACCACGGGGTGAGCCACGAGCTGATGAAGCGGGCGAGGGACACATGGCGCGAGTTCTTCAGCCTGCCTCTGGAGGTGAAGCAGGAGTACTCCAACAAGCCGAGTACGTACGAAGGGTACGGAAGTCGGCTGGGAGTTGAGAAGGGGGCTATTCTGGATTGGAGTGATTATTACTTTCTTCATTACATGCCTCCTCAGATCAGAAACCACAACAAATGGCCAGCTGTCCCAACTTCTTGCAG GAAATTGATTGAAGAATACAGCGAAGAAACGATTAAACTGTGTGGGATTCTGATGAAGGTGTTGTCTCTAAACCTTGGCCTTGGGGAAGACCAACTTCTCGATGCTTTCGGAGGAGAAGAAAATATTGGGGCATGTTTACGGGTCAATTTCTACCCAAAATGCCCTCAACCAGATCTAACCCTTGGTCTCTCAGAACACTCTGACCCAGGTGGCCTGACCCTTCTCTTACCTGATGAAAATGTTGCTGGACTTCAAGTTCGTAAAGGTGAAAATTGGGTGACTGTGAAGCCTGTTCCTAATGCCTTCATCGTGAACGTCGGAGATCAAACTCAGGTGCTGAGCAATGCAATTTACAAAAGTGTAGAACATAGAGTGATTGTGAATTCAGTTGAAGACAGAGTTTCACTGGCCTTGTTTTACAACCCAAAAAGTGATTTGATGATTGAACCTGCCAAAGCTCTTGTAACAAATGTTCGACCTGCCCTTTACTCGCCTATGACATTTGATGAGTATCGGCTTTATATTAGGATGAAGGGGCCTTGTGGAAAGGCACAAGTTGAATCTTTAAAATCCTATGAATAG